From the Geotrypetes seraphini chromosome 8, aGeoSer1.1, whole genome shotgun sequence genome, the window CTATAATACATAACACTTGTAGCAATGTGTGAGGGGTGGGGGAAGTTGGGGATGGTTGCTTTATTTCCTCAGATTCTCTGACTTTTTCTTCACAGGCTTGCCTTCTGTAACACACGCCTGCTGCAATTGTATGCAGAAGTGGATGATAGGGTCCGACCCTTGGTGTACACACTGCGCTACTGGGCCAAGCAGAAGGAACTCGCTGGTGAGCTAAGGATCTTGGTGTCTGAGGGTCTCTTATCTTTCCTCCCTCCTTAGGGATCAAGATTTGGAGGAAGTGAGTCAGTGGACATGGATTGATAGTtgatggggagggggttaatgtCAAGAGGGCTTTGGATGGCCACTGTTTAGGAATTGATTATTTGGAGATCTGGGTGTGTGAAAGGGAAGTAGTGGACTGTGCATGTCTTTTAATGCATctgcctgcctctctctctctcaggaaaTCCCTTTGGAGGGGGTCCTCTACTGAATAATTACGCATTGACACTGCTGGTACTGTTCTTCCTGCAGACTCGGAGCCCCCCTGTACTACCTGCAGTTGCCCAGTTGAAGGAGTTGGCAGGTGAGCATGTGCACATTGAATGCTGTATATAATGAAGCAGGAAATTCTGGGCATATTGTAGCATTATTCTGGAAATCATTAATTGTCAGGAGGTGCACTCACATATTGATTCCTTTTATAGAGAATTCATGAAAAGTGAAAAATTGTTCTCCCTCTCCCAAAGGAAAAATTAGGGCTTACCTgtaaattttctttcctttagtgtCATCAGTCCAGTCTTAATACATGTGTGTGTTATACATCTGACGACCAGCAGTTGGCGTAAACATCAATGGacacttttttcttttatgttcAGGCTAagctgtagtagagaatgacatggggaaaaaatttgtccctaccACCGTCCCTGTCCCCTTCCCGcgactactatccccgcagcatccatacaagcctcagtactgcaatatttagcttattccttccttataaatcaaagttctggctgctgaactagagaaacagatgttcagctggcagggctttgtttataaatttttatcaacacaactaatatactactttatcctaaagcaaaaaaaaaaaaaaaaagaaaatgaatagaaatttttttttctacctttgttgtctggtttctactttcctcatcttctcattcaattcctttcatccactgtctgtcttctctctgcatcttccatttgctctgttactgtgcctctcccttcacccccccccctctcccagttggtctggcacccatcttcttccctccgctcccccataatctggcatctctgtcttcttcccttcagcgccttcctccactctctgttcaccatttcccttcagcatctgttcctctccacccgccttcagcgtctgttcctttccaccaccacccttccctctcgccagctcaccgcccttcagcatcCCTTGCGCggtccgagaatctccctcccccttaccttcgcggcatgtTTTAAGTTTCCAGAGTAACTTGTTCAAGCCGCCGGAGCCTGTCTGCAGTTGCGTGCATCTGTAGgcagaagcttctcttctgacgcaaccgGGGTAAGGGGAACTTTCCTGATAAGACATTTCTATTCTGTTCTGTAACAAGCATAATGAACAGTGttaataaaaacataacatataTAAACAAAGTGGAATAACCTCTCCACCTAtctgagtgcaaccagcactaatatTTATGGAGCTTGTGAATTGCATTTGTAATAATACTATGGCATTCTATTCATACCTGACTGGCATGAGGAAAGCTCCAATTCTGGATAGACATACTTGTCTGAGACATCAAGCAGGCAAATAATTACACTGACAAGGCAGGGCGTCTTAACTCATATACCatgttaacagaaagaagattatcgaggtaaggacctaatcttcccttctgttATACAAGGCATACAAGTCCTGACAAGTagaacatatcaaagcagtctCTAGGATCTAGGGCggaacagatgagcctgcccttaacactgaggacccaaaacgTGGCATCCTTTTGTGCTGCTACGTCCACTTTCTAAAACATTGTAAAGGTATGAAGTGTGTGGGCCATGTAGCTACTCTGCAAATTTTCTTGGGTGGGATCGCCCAGGCCTCCACCCAAAAAGAAGCTACACTTCTTGTGGAATGTGCTTTCAAAGATATTGATGGCCATTTGCCACTGCCAGTGTATGCTGACAAAATTGCCATGCgaatccatctggcaatagaTGCCTTAGAAGCTGGCTTGCCCAGCCTGGTCTTACTACTAGTTaggacaaaaagatggtcagaaagCTGAAAGTAATTTGTCACTTTGAGATACCTAAGGAGAACGGTACACCAAGGAGAACTCTCTTCACATTCAATAACTTCAACAGATTGTCCTGTTTACTCAAATCAGTGGGCTGAAATGCTGGCAGTTGGACCTCTTGATTGAGGTGAAAAGTCAAAACTACCTTCAGCAAAAAAGAAGGAACTGTGCGCAGAAAGACCCCAGCTTCTATAACCTTGAGGAATGGCTCTTGGCTTAAAAGCACCTGCAGTTCTGAGACTCACCTTACTGAGGCAATAGCTACTAGAAAGACTGTCTTGATGGTCAGATACAGCAAAGACGCGTCTTGTAAGGACTCATAAGGAGCCTTACTGAGACCCTGAAAAAGAATTTTAAGGTTCCATGACGGAAGAGGTTGTCTTACCGGAATATGCAGCCTGAATGCCCCCTTTTAAGAATCTGGCTAAATCTGGATGAGAAGCCAGAGAACCCTTTTCCAATTTGGCTCTGAAACACGACAAGCCAACTACCTTGAGAGATCCAACCGCTAGACcctgttcaagacttcaagtctagcCTGCTATGCTAGGACTACTGAAATTCGAACCCTGAAGGTTTCCATATTGTCCTTAGCATACCAAAGCTGAAATGCCTTCCAGTCCTTAGCATAGGCTGTGACGGTGCCATGCTTCCTCCGTCCAGGACAGCTGCATCTGAAGGGGATCTATCTACAGAGACTAGCGTGACAATAGGGTGTCCTGTCTAGGGGAGTCAGAGATGCTGCTGATCGTGCCTGGTCCAATAGGTGAGATTGAAGACACTGGGACCTCTTTAGTAGAAGGGCTCAAGTAAGGGGGGCTTATCTTGACTGCTTGTCTTCAGAAGAAAGGCAGCATATTAAATTAAGCTAACCATATACCACTTAAGCAAATTGGCCTGATGGTGCAAAAGAACAAATTCTGGTGAGAAAGGAGATCCAGAAGCCCACAGTGCTGAGGTACAGTCTGCGGTTGAATCAATTTACAACCAATATTCCCCATTCGCTCTGTTGTATTCGCATATTCGCAGACCAGTGCTTTAAGAAAACCAGCTTTTTTGTTTTCACTTTCACCTACGCCTCACTGTCAggctttgcttccagatatggccccTAGGGTCCAGAAAGTAAATTAGAAGTACTTCAAGTACTGTCCCATGTAGGAACCTAACTCTATTTTCCCAATAGGATCCACTGTTCACTTTCTGCAGTTTTGAGGTGCAATGTatactgctggaacctaacctctgtTTTCTCATAAACTCAGCTTTTCGTTATTCGTGATTTTGTGGTTCACAGACATTTTTGGGAACCATACTACTGCGAATAACAAGAATGGACTGTACTGAGGCCCTGCAAAAACTCCTCTGAAACAGACAGATGTCTCAGGGAGTCCTGAATGAGATGAGGTATGTGGAAGTAAAATAGCAACCATTCTCATGATATCTATCCATGAATCATAGGCAATCTTGGCCAACCCAGACACTTCCTCCTGTGGCAAAGATTCATGCCTAAGCCTTCCCCCCTGCAGCTATTGGGCTCTAAATTTGCCAATACTGAGATGCTGCATGAGGTGGGGCCATACATAAAACAGTGTTTCACTGCTTCCACAGACCTCAACCTTGAGACCATGGAAAGCGCTGAAACTGAAATGCAAGCTGCACTAAAGAAAGAAAATTGGGCCACCTCACAGGCtacagataagaatagccttactgggaacTAAGATGGCGGCTGGTAGCTGTAGCTGAGACGCTTAAAAACCCATTTCTTACCGTTTGGAATGGTCAAACAGAAATCTAAACCCTGAGGAGGAATCCTCTATAGCAGCGGGCCTGATGGACGCTTTTCTCCAGCGCGGGGCTCAAACAAGTGAGCCAGAGTTTTCCTTGGCTGCGAGAGGCACACAAGCTGAAAGCGTCGGCACTCTCTCTCTCGGCAGCATTTCTATTTCCAGAGGAGTGGAGTCCTCCGAGTTGCCCTGGGGCGTTGGACCAGAAGGTGGAGGAGAAGAACGTCCCAGAGTGTTCTCTCTCCTGACCAGCTGAGTACGGTGGCCAACTCAGCAGGGGAGTAGAGAAGCTAAATCAATCATCggagcactcggagaaattgaagcaGCGGATCCCTCAGGATTTTATTAGGCTGAATTCATCTTCTGCTGAGGTTACAGGTACTTTATTTCCATCAGAGGGTCTTGGTTTAGAACTTGTACCCATGCAAAGACCCAAGGTCTTTAATATGGAAACACTTTGGGATGCGATATCTAATTTGAAACTCTCTTTAGGaacccaaatgcagcaacttaaaGCACGCTGTACTACGGttgtttcagaaaatttggatttGTAAAACAGACTATCTAGCCTggaaaataaagtggatggacatgagaaaagaataaaaaatgtgGAGTCCCAGGCCTTAACCTGGGTTAGGAACAGTGGAAATCTCaattttaaggtggaaatgcTGGAAAAAAACAACCAGGAGATATAATCTTTGGATTACaaattttccaaaattaccacttataCCAGTACAAGATACATTTAAGAAATATCTGTGAGAAATTTTGAAAGTTCCTGAGTCCTCCTATCCTCCTCTCAAAAATTTACTACTTACCAAGTAGACTCTCGGCTCAGAATCCAagccagcagaatttatctgctgatagtttggatttaacaaatttcttagaGAGGCACCGGCAACTGCAACGGTGCTAgtacaatttgctattgattctgacagggaatggatgcttaagctgttttttaaatataaggaTATTCCATTTATGTCAaaaatagtgagaatgtatccagatgggTCACGAtctacccaaaagagaagaaaacagtttctcattttgagacctcGGGTATTACAGTTGGGTGCGATGTTCATTctgagatacccctgtaaatgtgtgatggtctatcaagggaatagatatgTCTTTTTCGAACCTCAACAGTTGACAAAGTTTATTTCTGCTAAAAAGCAAGGGTAGTAATTCATGAGATTCCCTACTTCATTATCAGCTCAGTGAAGTTTTAGAGCCCAACCAGCCACAcctttattttcctttgtatATGTTAATTGGAAAATTTTCAGTAAAATCATagctgtcccccccccttcttattAAGGACTAACTATACAAACCAGTATACTTGATTCCTGGGTTTAGTTCTGTATCTTTGAATTTATGGAAGGATGTTTCctgatatatttgtttatttgatgtattgctttcttcttttttattcaaagatgttaaaactggtattgtattatttctttgtttttgactAATGTTTTGTCAAAAGGATAAAAtgcaaataaagaataataaaaaaaaatgaatagccttactgggtcagaccaatggtccattaagcccagtagcctatctcacggtggccaatccaggtcactagtacctggccaaggagtagcaatattccatgctaccgatacaggcttcccccatgtctttctcaataatagactatggacttttcctccaggaacttgttcaaacctttcttaaaaccagctgtactatccgctcttaccacatcctctggcaatgcgttccagagcttaactattctctgaaaaaaaatttcttcctgtttttaaaagtatttccctgtaactttaagtgtcccctagtctttgtaatttttgatagagtgaaaaatcgatccacttgtacccgttctactccactcaggattttgtagacttcaatcatatttcccctcagccgtctcttttccaagctgaagagccctaaatattttagcctttcctcatacgagaggagttccatcccctttatcatcttggttgctcttctttgaaccttttctagcgtcactatatctttcttgaaatgagaccagaattgaatgcaatactccagatgagatcgcaccatggagcgatacaagggcattataacattcttagtcttgttaaccatccctgaTGCTCactttggctttccctctgatgtcacttgctgGCCccttgacccggaagtgatttcagagggagtcaggcctgcgtgagcaacaggctagagtagttgcttgcgttggcgaagattttaaagaggtacgggggcggggaagggagggcgcatgCATGGCATGGGGAGGCGGGGAGGCGGAGAGGTTCTGGCACCCCCACCGAGATGGCGTCTGGGGCAGTCCGCTCTCCCCTCCTCTCTTATTACGGTGTCCCCCCATGAGATATTGTCTCTTCCTGAGATGCCCATCTGCTCAACTGCGGTCCAGCCTGCTTAACTAGTCCAGGAGTTGCTGGAGATAGAAAAAATACTAACGTGCTGGTGCAGCTGTATGCTAGCCTTATGCAGTAGGGTACACTTCTGTATTTTTCTATCTCCACCTGGATGCATAACACTCATATGTATTGGACTGGTTTGTTGAGAATGCTAAGGGAAGTAGATTTTAAAAAGTAGTAGCTGGGAGGAGGAAGAGACTTCTGAGGACAAGCTAGACATAGATTAGGAAAGGATTAACTCTCTCCTATTTTCTGCAGATGAAGGGGAGAAAGCTATTATAGATGGTTGGGACTGCAGCTTCCCTAAAGACTCTTCCAAGATGGAGCCCAGCTGTAACTTGGAGAATCTGCGTGAGTGTTGGGGATGGGATGTGGAATTTTGAACCGATATAGACTGGTATTCCAAACATAGGCTTGCTGAAGTTGGAGCTCGCACTGCTGAACACATTAATTTTTCTAAGGATTAAAATCTGAAAGGGGGTGAACACATGAATCTTTTCCTTCCATGCTTTCACTGATGATCTTCCAGGTGGGTTGTATTCTCTGAGGGTCATAAACAGAATCAGTTTTCAGGATACATCTAATAAATGTATATGAGAAGTCTGCATGCACAATACTTCCGCTGTATATAGATTTATCTCGTATATTCATTAGAGCCTGTGGGCTTCTTTTGTATAACTAGTGTACTTGCTTGAAGCTCAGCTTTGGAAAAGCAAATGCTTTAGTCTCAGATCCAAAATATCTGTGGCCTTTAGGTATAGAGAGTATAATACAAATGTATACCACTTTGATAGCTTttgtaggcagtatataaatacatattgggacttgtatagcaccttttgtagttatacaaccacactcaaagtggttgtatacaggtacttcaagcattttccctatctgtcccggtgggctcacaatctttccaatgtacctggggcagtggaagattaaacAACTTGCCCAGGTGAAAGACAATATTGGGTGGTTAAATCCTTCGTGTGTCATTGTGGCAGTTCTAGAAATGGTGTGATcatgtctcttcttttttttttctgcaggctCCCTCCTTGCTGAGTTTTTCCATGTCTTTACTGATTATGACTTTGCCAGCACTGTGATTTCGCTACGAGAGGGTCAGGCTTTTCCACTAAAAGACATCCTGGCTTCAGAAACAAGCAGTATGCTGAAACTGGGAGCCCTCAATATCCAGGACCCCTTTGAGCTGAGCCACAATGTGGCAGGGAATGTGAATGAGAAAATAGCTCTGCGCTTCCAGAGCCGCTGTCGAGATGCAGCCAAGTATTGCCGTAGTCTCCAATATCAACGCAAATCCAGCAAGGGCAAGACCTGGGGGCTGGTTAGGCTCTTCCAGCGTGGGGACAATACTGAGATCTCCATTACCGAGGAGGGTCCTGCTGCTGGAGATGGGTTGGTGAtctaccttccctcccctctcctagTTCTAACAGAGGAACAGCGCAGGAAATTGTGTGGTACAGAGGGTGTGCAGCAGCTCTGTTTTCAGAAAGTCTGTACAGCACTACGCTTTGTGCTACAAGATGTGCTGAagtgcagtgtttctcaggaTGAGGATAATGAGAACATGGCCAATGCTGAACAGGCTGTGCTTCGGGAAGAGGTGCCTTGTGTTGGAGCAAAACGTATCCTGGCAGAGGAAGACAGCTCAGTACCGGATAGTAAAAGACCACGATTAGAAGCAGTGAGTACTAGAGAGGAGAAGGTAAGCTGGCACTGCACCATTTGTCACAAAGTCTGGCTAGGGCGACGAAAAATGCGTCGGGAACTTCAGCGCAATGCTGCTCCCAGCCTCCTCCAGGATGTTGACTCTTTGCAGGTGGAAGCTGAGGTAACAGAAGCCATTAGACAGCAGGAACATGGCAGTGGGCCAGCACAGCCCTTACTGATGTTTAGAGTCTGCATTGTCAGTGCTGGGGCTGCTAGCCAGGACTGCAGAACAAGTTTGTGTTTTACTCCTTTCCAGGATCCAGTTGCTCTTTTCCAGGACTTCTTTCATTTCCTGCAAGTCTTCCTCCCTAAGACAGTAATGAAGCACATCAAGAAACATGGCTTGAATAGCTCCGTTGGAGAGACAGAATTAGGGCTTGGGCAGGGTATGGATTTCTACcctatgcagtgttctccctagaaatcttttagccgggcgctccgcccggctaatttagttGAGCGCCCAGCTGCCTTTCTCTAATGATATGCTTCCCCCTCAGGAGTAAGTAGCATTTTTTGAAAAAAGTTCCATGCCGGCATTTTGCTTCGGGGTCTGTACGGCTGACTTCCCTACGTGGTATGGggccagtgctgcccgattcaccgaagCTTACATGTTTCCccctggtctcacctttaaaagtaATTATAGCagtctgcagaggatcgctggtgctctAGCGAATCTAGCAGCTGCCGGCGGCCtacgtagcacgttccctctgccttgGACCCgtccctgatgtcagagaaggggcaggaccgcggcagagagaacgtgctgcagaggccgCCGGCAGCCTGCTAGATTCGCTAGAGCACCAGCAATCCTCCACTGCCATAATTACCTTTAAAGGTTGGTCCTCAACAAGCGGCAGCCACAGTGCAAAAGATGACCTCTCTCGCTGGGTGTGGGAAGCAGCGAAGGTAAGGCCCCGCCTGTCGCGAGGGCCCTGGCGGGATTACCATAGACACACTGGATCTGAGGGCCGGGAGCAGGGACTAGCAACTTTCAAACCTTCCTCATCAAATGGTGATATGTAGGTCAAAACAAAACAACAGTAAACATAGTCCCTATCACCTCACGTCTCTGACTTCCTTCAGTGCTGGCTTGCTTATCTTTCTGTCCCTCTATCACTCAGCTACCTTCCTATTTTTTCCTGCTCATAACTAGAAAATTGGTCTGGACCATGTATTTATCATCTTTGTTAGTCTTTAATCTGACTTTCTGCTGGAATGTTGCTCAAGGTCGCATGCGAGGAGTGATGCATGGGTTGTATAATGCAGCTAAAAAAGACAAGAGGGTCCATCCACATTGATTAATTAATTCTACCAGGGATGGCATGTTTCCTCTGTGGATTCTCTGACAGActctactctttttttttcctacacTTCCTCATCCTGTATATTGCCATTTCACATCTACTTTTACTCATGTAATAGTATCTACCTGTTTCCCACACCATATTGGGTATTTATCTTGGGAGGGGgtgagacagaaaaggaccttgaggaaggggggaaagcagacttgaaccagaagacaaggcagatgctggactaaagGGGATAGAGAGGGGAACACCCTgaaccaaggagagagaaagatgccaggccctggggagggggaagacaaagagaaagagagagacagaaagacctgggacaaaggtgggaggactcaaaatgttagcagaaggaagacagagagagagagagagaaacctgaaacaaaggagaggcagaagagagggggggcagatgttggacttggggatgtatagagggaagacagagaaagagaatgcagagaggtggaaagattctggaccaggagggaggaaggaagaaaggagttAGAGGcaaagaaagacctggaagaaaggagaacaaatgctggacattgggggggtggggtgaatttgtaagcagaagaaagagggcggcctggaccaaaggggaaagacaggaggcagacaTTGGACTATGGGAGGCgcagacagagggagagagaccctgaggaagaacagagagatgcaagatcatgaacagagagatgcaagatcattaacagaggagggagagaggggacatgttgccaataggggtggaggagagaggaagaaaagttgggtaCATGAAGGACTTATGTTTGGGGAAGAGGATGAGGAGAGGACgcatgcagaaggcagaaagaaaaaaatgttggatgcacagtcagaaggaaggccaaccagaaactaattaaatcaccagataacaaaagtaggaaacatgattttattttcaatttagtgatcaaaatgtgttagttttgagaatctatataatctgctgtctattttgcactatatttatctatttttctatagttgttactgaggtgacattgcatattttaaagtcatctatctGCCTTagcctctttgaaaaataaaacaaatataaatgacaattaacattttctctgcgtacagtgtgctttgtggggtttttaaaattttgtggttaccattatgaattaagatactggggagggcttcaatggctgggagggggtagatggactggagtgagttttgatggagacttcagtagttggaacctaagaacagtactagGCAGAgttttagattcttgcccagaaaaagttaaggagaagaaggagttaaaaaaataaaaaccaacaaatttttagattgaatcaggttgggcagactagatggaccattcgggtctttttcttctttcaatAACTTTGTTATTATAatgggggcagagcttgggct encodes:
- the TUT1 gene encoding speckle targeted PIP5K1A-regulated poly(A) polymerase isoform X1 translates to MEVEDDVELLSRGGFRCRLCMLQVANRPSLDDHLQGKKHRKLTEVRAQRKSQEEKSIFVSGFRRETSELELSEYFSNFGPVSSIVMDKEKGIYAIIELQDQAVMHKVLSHPQHCMDGQKLRVKPRHKKDFKYTPPKKQGPARGQELSLEKLSQALCLCSDVDEQLKQLVSLFQFSENERKLRELLVTLLQEVFFEFFPGCEVLPFGSSVNSFEVHGCDLDLFLDLEHTKTFQASARKPQEEKQSEDKAAMDTLSEDKAALDTLSEDSILSDVDLESASASEILELIAAVLRQCVPGVHGVQALTSARLPVVKFQHKESLLQGDISINNRLAFCNTRLLQLYAEVDDRVRPLVYTLRYWAKQKELAGNPFGGGPLLNNYALTLLVLFFLQTRSPPVLPAVAQLKELADEGEKAIIDGWDCSFPKDSSKMEPSCNLENLRSLLAEFFHVFTDYDFASTVISLREGQAFPLKDILASETSSMLKLGALNIQDPFELSHNVAGNVNEKIALRFQSRCRDAAKYCRSLQYQRKSSKGKTWGLVRLFQRGDNTEISITEEGPAAGDGLVIYLPSPLLVLTEEQRRKLCGTEGVQQLCFQKVCTALRFVLQDVLKCSVSQDEDNENMANAEQAVLREEVPCVGAKRILAEEDSSVPDSKRPRLEAVSTREEKVSWHCTICHKVWLGRRKMRRELQRNAAPSLLQDVDSLQVEAEVTEAIRQQEHGSGPAQPLLMFRVCIVSAGAASQDCRTSLCFTPFQDPVALFQDFFHFLQVFLPKTVMKHIKKHGLNSSVGETELGLGQGMDFYPMQCSP
- the TUT1 gene encoding speckle targeted PIP5K1A-regulated poly(A) polymerase isoform X3, whose amino-acid sequence is MDKEKGIYAIIELQDQAVMHKVLSHPQHCMDGQKLRVKPRHKKDFKYTPPKKQGPARGQELSLEKLSQALCLCSDVDEQLKQLVSLFQFSENERKLRELLVTLLQEVFFEFFPGCEVLPFGSSVNSFEVHGCDLDLFLDLEHTKTFQASARKPQEEKQSEDKAAMDTLSEDKAALDTLSEDSILSDVDLESASASEILELIAAVLRQCVPGVHGVQALTSARLPVVKFQHKESLLQGDISINNRLAFCNTRLLQLYAEVDDRVRPLVYTLRYWAKQKELAGNPFGGGPLLNNYALTLLVLFFLQTRSPPVLPAVAQLKELADEGEKAIIDGWDCSFPKDSSKMEPSCNLENLRSLLAEFFHVFTDYDFASTVISLREGQAFPLKDILASETSSMLKLGALNIQDPFELSHNVAGNVNEKIALRFQSRCRDAAKYCRSLQYQRKSSKGKTWGLVRLFQRGDNTEISITEEGPAAGDGLVIYLPSPLLVLTEEQRRKLCGTEGVQQLCFQKVCTALRFVLQDVLKCSVSQDEDNENMANAEQAVLREEVPCVGAKRILAEEDSSVPDSKRPRLEAVSTREEKVSWHCTICHKVWLGRRKMRRELQRNAAPSLLQDVDSLQVEAEVTEAIRQQEHGSGPAQPLLMFRVCIVSAGAASQDCRTSLCFTPFQDPVALFQDFFHFLQVFLPKTVMKHIKKHGLNSSVGETELGLGQGMDFYPMQCSP
- the TUT1 gene encoding speckle targeted PIP5K1A-regulated poly(A) polymerase isoform X2, with protein sequence MEVEDDVELLSRGGFRCRLCMLQVANRPSLDDHLQGKKHRKLTEVRAQRKSQEEKSIFVSGFRRETSELELSEYFSNFGPVSSIVMDKEKGIYAIIELQDQAVMHKVLSHPQHCMDGQKLRVKPRHKKDFKYTPPKKQGPARGQELSLEKLSQALCLCSDVDEQLKQLVSLFQFSENERKLRELLVTLLQEVFFEFFPGCEVLPFGSSVNSFEVHGCDLDLFLDLEHTKTFQASARKPQEEKSEDKAAMDTLSEDKAALDTLSEDSILSDVDLESASASEILELIAAVLRQCVPGVHGVQALTSARLPVVKFQHKESLLQGDISINNRLAFCNTRLLQLYAEVDDRVRPLVYTLRYWAKQKELAGNPFGGGPLLNNYALTLLVLFFLQTRSPPVLPAVAQLKELADEGEKAIIDGWDCSFPKDSSKMEPSCNLENLRSLLAEFFHVFTDYDFASTVISLREGQAFPLKDILASETSSMLKLGALNIQDPFELSHNVAGNVNEKIALRFQSRCRDAAKYCRSLQYQRKSSKGKTWGLVRLFQRGDNTEISITEEGPAAGDGLVIYLPSPLLVLTEEQRRKLCGTEGVQQLCFQKVCTALRFVLQDVLKCSVSQDEDNENMANAEQAVLREEVPCVGAKRILAEEDSSVPDSKRPRLEAVSTREEKVSWHCTICHKVWLGRRKMRRELQRNAAPSLLQDVDSLQVEAEVTEAIRQQEHGSGPAQPLLMFRVCIVSAGAASQDCRTSLCFTPFQDPVALFQDFFHFLQVFLPKTVMKHIKKHGLNSSVGETELGLGQGMDFYPMQCSP